The following are encoded together in the Clostridia bacterium genome:
- a CDS encoding extracellular solute-binding protein, translating to MKKNLLRILAAVLVLAMAFTLAACKSTGGGGSESSSAGPNDEPGENTNGNRFVSIDPTSIDLGSVQDFVDEQGKKYVTPKYNMRDKTITFLSHWNAETPDSVHMLAYMEKYGGPNIKFLTYNYGDCGMKLQAMVLAENAPDVYKLRIGDLTSLLFANVWSDVTDKFDWKSRNWSDLEQYMQYVTLNGKILAAPEVNANYMVWFNKTIFEEYGVEDPLSLWNKGQWTKDNFDNICRKLTIKEGGNTSIYGFGFDHCWYRDILAMFDTNLAVFRDSKYVSNTDDPKLADAMSYATRMNTVEKVWCDLNKANAYFASGKLAMLYYGNWLTMSEPYRTMAANGKIDFVPVPDNTATGLGPRQDYYIEGHAIPVGAKNVNEARAFIEIFNFYKQTPELDMTSTLAQCEINGWTYDQFIRMRAPRYYKNQYTCIDLVPLDDYFSMAMNGESWYTIKEKLDPKQNLVIDSLPSLNG from the coding sequence ATGAAGAAGAATCTGTTAAGAATCCTCGCGGCCGTGCTCGTGCTCGCAATGGCGTTCACACTGGCCGCCTGTAAGTCGACCGGCGGAGGCGGTTCCGAATCCTCCAGCGCAGGTCCCAACGATGAGCCCGGCGAAAATACCAACGGCAACCGCTTCGTCAGCATCGACCCCACGTCGATAGACCTCGGTTCCGTTCAGGACTTTGTCGACGAGCAAGGCAAGAAGTATGTCACGCCCAAATACAATATGCGCGACAAGACCATCACCTTCCTGAGCCATTGGAATGCCGAGACCCCCGACTCCGTCCATATGCTCGCTTATATGGAAAAGTACGGCGGCCCGAACATCAAGTTCCTCACCTATAACTACGGCGACTGCGGAATGAAGCTTCAGGCGATGGTTCTGGCGGAGAACGCCCCCGACGTCTACAAGCTCCGCATCGGCGACCTGACCAGCCTGCTCTTCGCGAACGTCTGGTCCGACGTCACCGATAAGTTCGACTGGAAGAGCCGCAACTGGAGCGACCTCGAGCAGTATATGCAGTACGTCACCCTCAACGGCAAGATCCTCGCCGCCCCCGAAGTCAACGCCAACTACATGGTATGGTTCAACAAGACCATCTTTGAGGAATACGGCGTTGAAGACCCGCTCTCCCTCTGGAACAAGGGACAGTGGACGAAGGACAACTTCGACAACATCTGCCGCAAGCTCACCATTAAGGAAGGCGGTAACACCAGCATCTACGGCTTCGGCTTCGACCACTGCTGGTACCGCGACATCCTCGCGATGTTCGACACCAACCTCGCCGTCTTCAGAGACAGCAAGTACGTCAGCAACACCGACGATCCCAAGCTCGCGGACGCGATGAGCTACGCGACCAGAATGAACACCGTCGAGAAGGTATGGTGCGACCTGAACAAGGCCAACGCCTACTTCGCCTCCGGCAAGCTCGCGATGCTCTACTACGGCAACTGGCTGACCATGTCCGAGCCTTACAGAACGATGGCCGCAAACGGCAAGATCGACTTCGTGCCGGTCCCCGATAACACCGCCACCGGCCTCGGCCCGAGACAGGACTACTACATCGAAGGTCACGCGATCCCCGTCGGCGCGAAGAACGTCAACGAGGCGAGAGCCTTCATCGAGATCTTCAACTTCTACAAGCAGACTCCGGAACTCGATATGACCTCCACCCTCGCGCAGTGCGAGATCAACGGCTGGACCTACGATCAGTTCATCCGTATGCGCGCCCCGCGTTACTACAAGAACCAGTACACCTGCATCGACCTGGTCCCGCTGGACGATTACTTCTCCATGGCGATGAACGGCGAGAGCTGGTACACGATCAAGGAAAAACTCGATCCGAAGCAGAACCTCGTCATCGACTCCCTCCCGAGCCTCAACGGCTGA
- a CDS encoding TrpB-like pyridoxal phosphate-dependent enzyme, with translation MAANNIPYKIYLTEDEMPKAWYNLRSAMKNKPAPLLNPGTLEPMKAEELEPVFCKELIKQELDNDTEYFPIPEEILNFYKMYRPSPLVRAYCLEKELGTPAKIYYKFEGNNTSGSHKLNSAIAQAYYAKQQGLKGVTTETGAGQWGTALSMACSYFKLDCKVYMVKVSYEQKPFRREVMRTYGADVTPSPSMTTNIGKKILAEHPGTTGSLGCAISEAVEVATSTPGYRYVLGSVLNQVLLHQSVIGLEAQAALDKYGIKPDMVIGCAGGGSNLGGLIAPFMRDKINGKLDCRIIAVEPASCPSLTRGKYAYDFCDTGMVCPLAKMYTLGSDFIPAPNHAGGLRYHGMSSVLSQLYDDGLMEAVSVPQVKVFEAAEQFARIEGILPAPESSHAIRVAIDEALKCKETGEEKTIVFGLTGTGYFDLVAYQKFHDGLMEDYVPTDEELQVALNKLPPVNK, from the coding sequence ATGGCAGCCAACAACATCCCTTATAAAATCTATCTTACCGAAGACGAGATGCCGAAGGCATGGTATAACCTCCGCTCCGCGATGAAGAACAAGCCCGCTCCGCTGCTCAATCCCGGCACCCTCGAGCCGATGAAGGCCGAGGAGCTCGAGCCGGTCTTCTGCAAGGAGCTGATAAAGCAGGAGCTCGACAACGACACCGAATACTTCCCCATTCCGGAAGAGATACTCAACTTCTACAAGATGTACCGCCCCTCCCCGCTGGTCAGAGCGTACTGCCTCGAAAAAGAGCTCGGCACCCCCGCGAAGATCTATTATAAGTTCGAGGGCAACAACACCAGCGGCTCGCACAAGCTCAACTCCGCGATCGCGCAGGCGTATTACGCCAAGCAGCAGGGGCTGAAGGGCGTCACCACCGAGACGGGAGCCGGCCAGTGGGGCACGGCGCTCTCGATGGCGTGTTCCTACTTCAAGCTCGACTGCAAGGTATATATGGTCAAGGTCAGCTATGAACAGAAGCCCTTCCGCCGAGAGGTCATGCGCACCTACGGCGCGGACGTAACGCCTTCGCCTTCGATGACCACCAATATCGGCAAGAAGATACTCGCCGAGCATCCCGGCACCACCGGAAGCCTCGGCTGCGCGATCTCCGAAGCCGTCGAAGTCGCGACCTCCACCCCCGGCTACCGCTACGTGCTCGGCAGCGTGCTCAATCAGGTGCTGCTACACCAGAGCGTTATCGGACTCGAGGCGCAGGCGGCGCTCGACAAATACGGCATCAAACCGGATATGGTCATCGGCTGCGCGGGCGGCGGCTCCAACCTCGGCGGACTCATCGCCCCCTTCATGCGCGACAAGATCAACGGCAAGCTCGACTGCCGCATCATCGCCGTCGAGCCGGCGTCCTGCCCGAGCCTCACCCGCGGCAAGTACGCCTACGACTTCTGCGACACCGGCATGGTCTGCCCGCTCGCGAAGATGTACACCCTCGGCAGCGACTTCATTCCCGCGCCGAACCACGCCGGCGGACTCCGCTATCACGGCATGAGCTCCGTGCTCTCCCAGCTCTACGACGACGGGCTGATGGAAGCCGTTTCCGTCCCGCAGGTCAAGGTCTTTGAAGCGGCGGAGCAGTTCGCCCGCATAGAAGGCATCCTCCCCGCTCCCGAAAGCTCCCACGCGATCCGCGTAGCGATCGACGAGGCGCTGAAGTGCAAGGAGACCGGCGAGGAGAAGACCATCGTCTTCGGCCTGACCGGCACCGGCTATTTCGACCTGGTCGCGTACCAGAAGTTCCACGACGGACTTATGGAGGATTACGTCCCCACCGACGAGGAGCTGCAGGTCGCGCTCAATAAGCTCCCCCCTGTCAACAAATAA
- a CDS encoding MATE family efflux transporter, whose product MDTRRVARGETDMTKGGIYSHIIRFALPIFISMVFQQLYNTADSLIVGQFLGTEALAAVGSAGSLIFLMISFFEGMFMGAGVLISRRYGEGDLEGVSRAAHTNVAIGLISGVTLTVVGFFLTPTLLSWMNVDPEVMPRAVEYFSYFFLGSLGMVMYNVCRGMMSAVGDSRHPLYYLIFSSLLNIALDLLFVGVFRWNVWAAAVATVISQVLSAALCFARLMRRGGAVKIYLRRIRFHAESLKKIMKYGVPSGIQNSVIGLANVIVQSQINTFGKMAMAAFGVHARIEGFAFMPINSNCFAITTFVGQNLGAGEHERAKKGARFGILSAVTMAEVVGAIYFIFAPTLISAFDTTAQVVAFGTKQAHIEALFYCLLALSHAIASVCRGAGKAFVPMTVMLSVWCVFRVIYIYTVMHFFGTINLIYWAYPITWAISSVIYIIYYLKSDWVHGFDKEKLREAAYEV is encoded by the coding sequence ATGGACACACGGCGCGTTGCGCGGGGCGAAACTGATATGACTAAGGGGGGTATATACTCCCATATCATTCGCTTTGCACTGCCGATCTTCATCAGTATGGTCTTCCAGCAGCTTTACAATACCGCGGACAGCCTCATCGTCGGGCAGTTTCTCGGCACGGAGGCGCTCGCGGCGGTCGGTTCGGCCGGCTCGCTTATATTCCTCATGATAAGCTTTTTCGAGGGTATGTTCATGGGCGCGGGCGTGCTCATATCCCGCCGTTACGGCGAGGGCGACCTCGAAGGCGTTTCACGCGCGGCGCATACGAACGTCGCGATCGGGCTTATCAGCGGAGTCACGCTTACCGTAGTCGGCTTCTTCCTTACGCCCACGCTGCTGAGCTGGATGAACGTCGACCCGGAGGTCATGCCCCGCGCGGTGGAATACTTCAGCTATTTCTTCCTCGGTTCGCTCGGTATGGTAATGTATAACGTCTGCCGCGGGATGATGTCCGCCGTCGGCGACAGCCGCCATCCGCTCTACTACTTGATATTCTCGTCGCTGCTGAATATCGCGCTCGACCTGCTATTCGTCGGCGTTTTCCGCTGGAACGTATGGGCGGCGGCGGTCGCGACGGTCATTTCGCAGGTGCTCAGCGCGGCGCTCTGCTTCGCGCGGCTGATGCGCAGGGGAGGCGCGGTGAAGATATACCTCCGCCGCATACGCTTCCACGCCGAGTCGCTGAAAAAGATAATGAAATACGGCGTGCCGTCCGGTATCCAGAACTCGGTCATAGGGCTCGCGAACGTCATCGTGCAGTCTCAGATAAACACCTTCGGCAAGATGGCGATGGCGGCGTTCGGAGTTCACGCGCGGATAGAAGGCTTCGCCTTTATGCCGATAAACAGCAACTGCTTCGCAATAACGACCTTCGTCGGTCAGAACCTCGGTGCGGGTGAGCATGAGCGTGCGAAAAAGGGAGCGCGTTTCGGCATACTCTCGGCTGTGACGATGGCGGAGGTCGTGGGCGCGATATACTTCATCTTCGCGCCGACGCTGATCTCGGCGTTCGACACAACGGCTCAGGTCGTCGCCTTCGGCACGAAGCAGGCGCATATAGAAGCGCTCTTCTACTGTTTGCTCGCGCTTTCGCACGCGATTGCGTCCGTCTGCCGCGGCGCGGGCAAGGCCTTCGTGCCGATGACGGTGATGCTGTCGGTGTGGTGCGTCTTCCGCGTAATATACATCTATACGGTGATGCATTTCTTCGGCACGATAAACCTGATATACTGGGCGTACCCGATAACCTGGGCAATAAGCTCTGTCATCTACATAATATACTATTTGAAGTCTGACTGGGTACACGGCTTTGACAAAGAAAAGCTGCGGGAGGCCGCCTATGAAGTGTGA
- a CDS encoding extracellular solute-binding protein, with amino-acid sequence MKKERRIARAVALITAIITVFALTSCKVAGNNADEGSSRSDTYNEFVSESESYSQGSNIRDISSIDLGEVETIVDKSGEPYVTPNYNYRDRTVTFLSHWYPEDCLHLITYMDKYGGPQIKFLTYSYGDCGMKLQAMVLAENAPDVYKLRIGDLTTLLFASVWSDVTDKFDWNNRNWRDLKPFMKYCTLNGRVMAAPEVNANYMVWFNKTIFEEYGVEDPLSLWNKGQWTKDNFDRICRKLTIREGGNTTIYGFGFDHRWFYDILGMYDTDFALFDGNKYVSNTDDSKLADAFAYISQMNNTEKLWCAMNKANAYFASGKLAMLYYGNWLAMSDPYRSMAAQGKIDFVPVPENTATGLGPRQDYYVEGHAIPVGAKHVDEARAFIEIFNFYKQTPELDMTSTLADCELNGLTLEQFYRMRAPRYYKNPYTAIILTDWDPAFEEAMKGESWYKIRASYDPKQQLVLDSLPSLNN; translated from the coding sequence ATGAAAAAAGAGAGACGCATTGCCCGGGCGGTCGCGCTGATAACCGCGATAATAACGGTTTTCGCGCTGACTTCCTGCAAGGTCGCCGGCAATAACGCCGACGAGGGCAGCTCAAGAAGCGATACTTATAACGAATTTGTATCCGAAAGCGAATCCTACAGCCAGGGAAGCAACATAAGGGATATTTCATCAATCGACCTCGGCGAAGTTGAGACGATAGTCGATAAATCCGGCGAGCCGTACGTCACGCCGAATTACAACTACCGCGACAGGACCGTGACATTCCTGAGCCACTGGTACCCCGAGGACTGCCTCCACTTGATAACTTATATGGACAAATACGGCGGACCGCAGATAAAGTTCCTCACCTACAGTTACGGCGACTGCGGAATGAAGCTTCAGGCGATGGTGCTGGCGGAGAACGCGCCCGACGTCTATAAGCTCCGTATCGGCGACCTGACGACGCTGCTTTTCGCGAGCGTATGGTCCGACGTCACCGACAAGTTCGACTGGAACAACCGCAACTGGCGCGACCTGAAACCGTTTATGAAATACTGCACCCTCAACGGAAGAGTCATGGCGGCGCCCGAGGTCAACGCCAATTATATGGTTTGGTTCAACAAAACGATTTTCGAGGAATACGGCGTCGAGGATCCGCTCTCACTCTGGAACAAGGGACAGTGGACAAAGGATAACTTTGACAGGATATGCCGCAAACTCACCATCCGCGAAGGCGGCAATACCACGATTTACGGTTTCGGATTCGATCACCGCTGGTTTTACGATATTCTCGGAATGTACGATACGGACTTCGCGCTCTTCGACGGCAACAAGTACGTCAGCAACACCGACGATTCCAAACTCGCCGACGCTTTCGCGTACATTTCGCAGATGAACAATACAGAGAAGCTGTGGTGCGCCATGAACAAGGCGAACGCATACTTCGCCTCCGGCAAGCTCGCGATGCTCTACTACGGCAACTGGCTCGCGATGAGCGATCCCTACCGCTCGATGGCGGCGCAGGGCAAGATCGACTTCGTGCCCGTGCCCGAAAACACCGCCACCGGCCTCGGCCCGCGGCAGGATTACTACGTCGAGGGACACGCGATCCCCGTCGGCGCCAAACACGTCGACGAGGCGCGGGCGTTTATCGAAATATTCAATTTCTACAAGCAGACGCCGGAGCTCGATATGACCTCCACGCTCGCCGACTGCGAGCTGAACGGACTGACGCTCGAGCAATTCTACCGTATGCGCGCGCCGCGATATTACAAAAACCCCTACACCGCGATAATCCTCACCGACTGGGATCCCGCCTTCGAGGAAGCGATGAAGGGCGAAAGCTGGTATAAAATACGCGCTTCCTACGATCCGAAGCAGCAGCTCGTGCTCGATTCCCTGCCCAGTCTGAACAATTGA
- a CDS encoding phenylacetate--CoA ligase, which yields MSNYYQKEIETASRDEIIRIQNEKLVKQVKRVYENVPYYRDLMDKKGVKPEDIKSIDDIKKLPFLSKADLRDAYPYGLLGTDIKNCVRIQSTSGTTGRRVVAFYTQHDIDLWEECCARAIVAAGGTNEDVCQVCYGYGLFTGGPGLNGGSHKVGCLTLPMSSGNTDRQIQFMMDLGATILCCTPSYAAYIGETLKEKGYKPTDNKLKAGIFGAEPWTEEMRRSIQESLGIKAYDIYGLTETSGPGVAFECEEQHGMHINEDHFYAEIIDPDTGEVLPEGSKGELVFTSLDKEGFPLLRYRTRDICVLSREKCSCGRTHVRMSKPMGRSDDMMIIRGVNVFPSQIETVLLKEGYDPNYQIVVDRERNNDTLDVYVELNPDQFSDKIADIQNREKSLEGAMRAMLGIGAKMHLVPPKSIARSEGKAVRVIDKRKLHD from the coding sequence ATGTCAAACTATTATCAGAAGGAGATAGAAACCGCCTCACGGGACGAGATAATCCGCATACAGAACGAGAAGCTCGTCAAGCAGGTGAAGCGCGTTTACGAAAACGTCCCCTATTACCGCGATCTAATGGATAAAAAAGGCGTCAAGCCGGAGGATATAAAGAGCATCGACGATATCAAGAAGCTGCCCTTCCTCTCGAAAGCGGACCTCCGCGACGCCTACCCCTACGGACTGCTCGGCACCGACATCAAGAACTGCGTCCGCATCCAGTCCACCTCCGGCACGACCGGCAGACGCGTCGTGGCGTTCTACACGCAGCACGATATCGACCTCTGGGAAGAGTGCTGCGCACGCGCCATCGTCGCCGCCGGCGGCACTAACGAGGACGTCTGCCAGGTATGCTACGGCTACGGTCTCTTCACCGGCGGACCCGGACTCAACGGCGGTTCGCACAAGGTCGGCTGCCTGACGCTGCCGATGTCCTCCGGAAACACCGACAGACAGATCCAGTTCATGATGGATCTCGGCGCGACCATCCTCTGCTGCACCCCCTCCTACGCCGCCTATATCGGCGAAACGCTGAAGGAGAAGGGCTACAAGCCCACCGACAACAAGCTGAAGGCGGGCATATTCGGCGCGGAGCCGTGGACGGAGGAGATGCGCCGCAGCATCCAGGAATCCCTCGGCATCAAGGCCTACGACATCTACGGTCTGACCGAAACGAGCGGCCCCGGCGTCGCCTTCGAATGCGAGGAACAGCACGGAATGCACATCAACGAGGACCACTTCTACGCCGAGATAATCGACCCCGACACCGGCGAAGTGCTTCCCGAGGGCTCCAAGGGCGAGCTGGTCTTCACCTCGCTCGATAAGGAAGGCTTCCCGCTGCTCCGCTACCGCACCCGCGACATATGCGTGCTTTCACGCGAGAAGTGCTCCTGCGGCAGAACTCACGTCAGAATGAGCAAGCCGATGGGACGCAGCGACGATATGATGATCATCCGCGGCGTCAACGTCTTCCCGAGCCAGATCGAGACCGTTCTGCTCAAGGAGGGCTACGACCCGAACTACCAGATCGTCGTCGACAGAGAGCGCAACAACGACACCCTCGACGTCTACGTCGAGCTGAATCCCGATCAGTTCTCCGACAAGATCGCGGACATCCAGAACAGAGAAAAATCCCTTGAAGGCGCGATGCGCGCGATGCTCGGCATCGGCGCGAAAATGCACCTCGTTCCGCCCAAGTCCATCGCCAGAAGCGAGGGCAAGGCGGTCAGAGTCATCGACAAGCGCAAGCTGCACGATTAG
- a CDS encoding GNAT family N-acetyltransferase: MKCEALINKDKALYADMLDALGGGRAHVVFDSETAVLARYNAFAMYMLGAEDEAAGERLLDGIPESEYVVILRGEALIEYAKAKGMWVSDPCFQVFYEGAPLDESGPMEIRRPSPEDFDAVAATYSLIPREELRKDFEREDFFCGYLDGKLAAYAGVHSEGSLGMLYVFEEYRGMGLSKQMSRFMVNNQLRKGRLPYAQVFCDNTASLGLQRRNGMTFSSGVIAWARTSPRKRDDSEE; this comes from the coding sequence ATGAAGTGTGAGGCGCTGATAAATAAAGACAAGGCGCTTTACGCCGATATGCTCGACGCGCTCGGCGGCGGCCGCGCACACGTGGTCTTCGATTCCGAAACCGCCGTGCTGGCGCGGTATAACGCTTTCGCGATGTATATGCTCGGCGCGGAGGACGAAGCCGCGGGCGAACGTCTGCTCGACGGCATTCCCGAGTCGGAATACGTCGTCATCCTGCGCGGCGAAGCGCTGATAGAATACGCGAAGGCGAAGGGCATGTGGGTATCCGACCCCTGCTTTCAGGTCTTCTACGAGGGTGCGCCGCTCGACGAAAGCGGTCCGATGGAGATACGCCGCCCGTCGCCGGAGGACTTCGACGCCGTCGCCGCGACATATTCGCTGATTCCGAGGGAGGAGCTGCGCAAGGACTTCGAGCGCGAGGACTTCTTCTGCGGATACCTCGACGGAAAGCTCGCCGCCTACGCCGGAGTGCATTCCGAGGGCTCGCTCGGCATGCTTTACGTTTTTGAAGAATACCGCGGCATGGGGCTTTCCAAGCAGATGTCGCGTTTCATGGTCAATAATCAACTCAGAAAGGGCAGACTGCCCTACGCGCAGGTCTTTTGCGACAACACAGCGTCGCTGGGACTGCAGCGCCGGAACGGGATGACCTTCTCGTCCGGCGTTATCGCGTGGGCGCGCACGTCGCCGCGGAAAAGAGATGATAGCGAAGAATGA
- a CDS encoding PaaI family thioesterase, translated as MGTFKSTDEAREFFKNDRFATDNGMRIDELFDGGCVCSMELTEAHRNAYGGTMGGVIFTLGDFAFAVSSNNDHQPTVALTVNVNFTAQPKGKRLIARSQCVKSGRTTCVYDIRVTDETGRDVALFACTGFKLEK; from the coding sequence ATGGGAACTTTCAAAAGCACGGACGAAGCGCGTGAGTTTTTCAAAAACGATCGCTTCGCAACGGATAACGGCATGCGTATAGACGAGCTTTTCGACGGCGGCTGCGTTTGCTCGATGGAGCTGACGGAGGCGCACCGCAACGCCTACGGCGGAACGATGGGCGGCGTGATCTTCACGCTCGGCGACTTCGCCTTCGCCGTTTCGTCGAATAACGACCATCAGCCGACCGTCGCGCTGACGGTGAACGTCAACTTCACCGCGCAGCCGAAGGGGAAGCGGCTCATCGCGCGCTCGCAATGCGTCAAAAGCGGCAGGACGACCTGCGTTTACGACATACGCGTGACCGACGAAACGGGGCGCGACGTCGCGCTTTTCGCCTGCACCGGCTTCAAGCTGGAGAAATAG
- a CDS encoding ATP synthase F0 subunit C, with amino-acid sequence MPALAAEGNEAAEAVEIAAASPSDSTAVKAIAAAAIIIAGAGIGAVSMAIAIKKSVDSTARQPEAAGDIRSSMMLGLVFIETAIIYALIVAILVIFVM; translated from the coding sequence ATGCCGGCGCTCGCCGCTGAAGGCAACGAAGCCGCCGAAGCTGTCGAAATCGCCGCCGCTTCGCCGTCCGACTCTACCGCCGTCAAGGCGATAGCCGCCGCCGCGATAATCATCGCCGGCGCGGGAATAGGCGCGGTCAGTATGGCGATCGCGATCAAGAAGTCGGTCGACAGCACCGCGCGTCAGCCCGAAGCCGCCGGGGACATCCGTTCCTCGATGATGCTCGGTCTGGTCTTCATCGAAACCGCGATAATCTACGCGCTGATAGTCGCGATACTCGTCATCTTCGTAATGTAA
- a CDS encoding F0F1 ATP synthase subunit A has protein sequence MSKKQRNISLAVFLGLVALLLAGIFLTKGAPKTETVTETMRDAVLHESARINLFGITVNPALISAFCVTGVLLLAALLLRIFAVPRFKDRPGKLQLLLEQGVGLFDGLAHENGTRKTRFLSAYIFTAGAYIFFGTLFELLGFQAVTTAGAPVSLPAPLADINGAISLGVLSYSVILFGGLFAAGPKGAGRALKDISLPISMSFRLFGALLSGAIVTELVYYYFATSFVIPVIVGVLFTLLHAVIQAYVLTMLTSHFYEESTEKKPKKAK, from the coding sequence ATGAGTAAAAAACAACGGAATATAAGCCTTGCGGTCTTTCTCGGGCTTGTCGCGCTGCTGCTCGCCGGCATCTTTCTGACGAAGGGAGCGCCGAAGACCGAGACCGTTACCGAAACGATGCGCGACGCGGTGCTTCACGAATCCGCGCGCATCAACCTTTTCGGCATAACGGTCAACCCGGCGCTGATCTCGGCGTTCTGCGTGACGGGAGTACTGCTCCTCGCGGCGCTGCTGCTGCGGATATTCGCGGTGCCGAGATTCAAGGACAGGCCCGGAAAGCTGCAGCTCCTGCTCGAGCAGGGAGTCGGACTTTTCGACGGGCTCGCGCACGAGAACGGCACGCGCAAGACGCGCTTTCTGAGCGCGTACATCTTCACCGCGGGGGCGTACATCTTCTTCGGAACGCTCTTCGAGCTGCTCGGCTTCCAGGCGGTGACGACCGCGGGCGCGCCGGTGTCGCTTCCGGCGCCTCTTGCGGACATCAACGGCGCGATCTCGCTCGGAGTGCTCTCCTATTCGGTGATACTCTTCGGCGGGCTCTTCGCCGCAGGGCCGAAGGGCGCGGGACGCGCCCTGAAGGACATTTCGCTGCCGATTTCCATGAGCTTCCGACTCTTCGGAGCGCTGCTCAGCGGAGCGATAGTCACCGAGCTGGTCTATTACTATTTCGCGACCAGCTTCGTAATCCCCGTGATCGTCGGCGTGCTGTTCACGCTGCTCCACGCGGTCATACAGGCGTACGTCCTGACGATGCTGACCTCGCATTTCTACGAGGAATCCACGGAAAAGAAACCCAAAAAGGCAAAATAA
- a CDS encoding sodium:solute symporter, producing MSTTSILTLALIIVFFAVMIIIGVRSKKHASDVNGFVLGSRSVGPWLSAFAFGTSYFSAVIFVGYAGQFGYNFGLASTWIGLGNAFIGSLLAWSILGRRTRIMTQHLSSKTMPDFFGSRFNSPKLKIAASVITFVFLIPYTASLYNGLSRLFNMAFGGIPYAVCVIIMAVLTGIYVILGGYMATALNDFIQGIIMLGGIIAVIVAVLNGNGGFMEATKQLATGPNGGWEFASFLGPDPVFLIFVVLLTSLGTWGLPQMVGKFYAIKNEDSIKKGTIISTIFAIVVAGGCYFLGGFARLYDVDVKAEGFDAIIPKMLSNLPAILIGVVIVLVLSASMSTLSSLVLTSSSTITLDLIAPARKKEMTEKKKLTMMRIFIVVFIAVSAVIAIYQANSKSLFIAQMMGVSWGALAGAFLAPFLYGLYYKKTTKAAVAACFVWGVGLEVVQFLISIGLFSVAEIPVLSFVFKNSLYSGVIAMVGGLVIVPLISALTKRSAPADVEDKFACYNDSKTVGITDNLGR from the coding sequence ATGAGTACCACATCCATCCTGACGCTCGCGCTTATCATAGTCTTTTTTGCGGTGATGATAATCATCGGCGTCAGATCGAAGAAACACGCGTCCGACGTTAACGGATTCGTTCTCGGCTCGCGCTCCGTCGGCCCCTGGCTCAGCGCCTTCGCCTTCGGAACGTCCTACTTCTCCGCCGTCATCTTCGTCGGCTACGCCGGGCAGTTCGGCTACAACTTCGGACTCGCTTCTACGTGGATCGGTCTCGGAAACGCGTTCATCGGCTCGCTGCTCGCGTGGAGCATACTCGGCAGGCGCACGCGCATCATGACGCAGCACCTCTCGAGCAAGACGATGCCCGACTTCTTCGGCTCGCGATTTAACTCGCCGAAGCTGAAAATCGCCGCTTCGGTGATCACCTTCGTGTTTCTGATCCCGTACACCGCGTCGCTGTATAACGGCCTTTCGAGACTGTTCAATATGGCGTTCGGCGGCATACCCTATGCGGTCTGCGTCATAATTATGGCGGTGCTTACGGGAATCTACGTCATCCTCGGCGGATATATGGCGACCGCCCTCAACGATTTCATTCAGGGCATCATAATGCTCGGAGGCATCATCGCGGTCATCGTCGCCGTGCTCAACGGCAACGGCGGTTTCATGGAAGCGACGAAGCAGCTCGCGACCGGCCCCAACGGCGGCTGGGAGTTCGCTTCCTTCCTCGGACCGGACCCCGTGTTCCTTATCTTCGTCGTGCTGCTGACCTCCCTCGGAACCTGGGGACTGCCCCAGATGGTCGGCAAGTTCTACGCGATAAAGAACGAGGACTCCATCAAGAAGGGCACCATCATTTCCACCATCTTCGCGATAGTCGTCGCCGGCGGCTGCTACTTCCTCGGCGGCTTCGCGCGGCTCTATGACGTCGACGTGAAGGCGGAGGGCTTCGACGCGATAATCCCGAAGATGCTCTCCAACCTGCCCGCGATACTCATCGGAGTCGTGATAGTGCTGGTGCTTTCGGCGTCGATGTCCACCCTCTCCTCGCTGGTGCTGACCAGCTCCTCGACGATCACGCTCGACCTGATCGCCCCCGCGAGAAAGAAGGAAATGACCGAGAAGAAGAAGCTGACGATGATGCGTATCTTCATAGTCGTCTTCATCGCGGTCTCCGCGGTTATCGCGATCTATCAGGCGAACAGCAAGAGCCTTTTCATCGCGCAGATGATGGGCGTTTCCTGGGGCGCGCTCGCAGGAGCGTTCCTCGCGCCCTTCCTCTACGGCCTCTACTACAAGAAGACCACTAAAGCCGCCGTCGCCGCCTGCTTCGTATGGGGCGTCGGGCTGGAGGTCGTGCAGTTCCTCATTTCCATCGGGCTTTTCTCCGTCGCGGAGATCCCCGTGCTGAGCTTCGTTTTCAAAAACTCGCTCTACTCGGGCGTTATCGCGATGGTCGGCGGACTGGTCATAGTACCGCTCATCAGCGCGCTGACGAAGCGTTCCGCGCCCGCGGACGTCGAGGACAAGTTCGCCTGCTACAATGACAGCAAAACCGTCGGCATCACCGACAACCTCGGACGCTGA